GCCGGCCAAGCCCAGCCGCAACCGCGACCTCGAGGCCCTGGGTATGTTGGCCTTGGGAGCGGGGGTCTTTTTCGCCGCTCCCCTTTTACCCCTACCCACGGGGGCCTTCGGCTCCTTCCTCCGGGAAACCTTCTACCAGATGCTGGGCCTACCCGCCTACCTCCTACCGCCAAGCCTCCTTCTCCTGGGAACCTTCCTCTTCAGGAACAAACCCTTAAAACCCCTTCTTCGCCACCTCCTTTTCCTCTACCTCCTGGCCTTTGCCCTCCTTCCCCTCCTGGGACCCCTTTCGGGGCAGCTGGGGAAGGAGGCCCGGTCCCTTCTGGAAGCCAAGGCCGGGGCCTTGGGCCTCCTCCTTCCCCCTATCCTGGCCTCCCTGGTCCTGGACCTCTGGCGGCGAAAGCCTCCCCTTCACCTTCTCCTCACCGTCCTGCACCTGGGAGTGGAGGGGGTGCGACGGGTCCGCTACCGGCTGAAGGCCCTTCTCCTTAAGCAAAGGATCGGCCTCCTCGCCCGCCTTTACCCTGAGCACACCGCCCTAAAGGCCCTGGCGCAGAACCTCTCCCCCGCCGAGCTTCCAGGGGTGGAAAAGGCGTTAGGGGACTTCCTTAAGGAACGGGCCGCCGAGCTGAGGCGGCAGATGGAGGAGGACCAAAGGCCCCTGGAACCCCGGCTCCAATCCCTTCTCCAGGGCCTGAAGGCCCCCGTGCCCGGGGAGGGTCCCTTGCGGGATGCCCTCGAGGAGAGGCGGGCCGCCCTCCACCTGGAGGCCCAGGCCCTCCTCGCCCGCCTGAAGGCCCTCCACTCCATCCCCACCCCCGGGGCCACCGTGGGGGGACTGGTGCGGGGGCTAAGGCTTAGGGAGGAGCGCAAAGCCCGGTGGGAGGAACTTACTGGCCTGGTCCAGGACCTGGAGGCCCGCCACGAGGAGCTTGCCTCCTGGCTCTCCTTCCTCTCCCGCCATCCCGAGGCCCAGGTGGAGGGGCTAAGGGCCTTGCTCACCGGCAACCCCCCGCCCGTCCCCTCCTCCCCACCCCCTGCCCCCCAACCGGAACCCTTTGACCTGGACCTGGTCTTTCCCGACCCCTCCCCGCCCCAAACTCCACCGGACCCGCCTTCGCCGCCCCGCCCCCTTCCCCCAAGCACCGCCTTGGCCCTTCCCACCCCGGACCTCCTGGACCCCCCGGAGCCCAAGGGAACGGCGCGGGGTTTGGAAGAGGAGGTGGAAAGGCTCAAGCGCACCATCGCCGACACCCTCAAGCACTTTGGGGTCCAGGCGGAGGTGGTGGGCTACGCCCGCGGGCCCTCGGTGATCCGCTACGAGCTTCTACCTGCCCCTGGGGAAAAGATAAGCCGCATCCAAAGCCTGCAAAACGACCTGGCCCGGGCCCTGGCGGCAGGGGCGGTGCGCATAGAAGCCCCCATTCCGGGAAAGAACACCGTGGGCCTGGAGGTACCCAACCCCAAAAGGGAACTGGTGCGCTTCTCTGAGGCGGTCCTCTCCCCGGCCTTCCACAACGCCAAGGCCCTTCTGCCCCTGGTCCTGGGCAAGAGCATCGAGGGGGAGTTCTGGGTGCGGGACCTAGCGCG
This sequence is a window from Thermus caldifontis. Protein-coding genes within it:
- a CDS encoding DNA translocase FtsK, which translates into the protein MAKRKPAKPSRNRDLEALGMLALGAGVFFAAPLLPLPTGAFGSFLRETFYQMLGLPAYLLPPSLLLLGTFLFRNKPLKPLLRHLLFLYLLAFALLPLLGPLSGQLGKEARSLLEAKAGALGLLLPPILASLVLDLWRRKPPLHLLLTVLHLGVEGVRRVRYRLKALLLKQRIGLLARLYPEHTALKALAQNLSPAELPGVEKALGDFLKERAAELRRQMEEDQRPLEPRLQSLLQGLKAPVPGEGPLRDALEERRAALHLEAQALLARLKALHSIPTPGATVGGLVRGLRLREERKARWEELTGLVQDLEARHEELASWLSFLSRHPEAQVEGLRALLTGNPPPVPSSPPPAPQPEPFDLDLVFPDPSPPQTPPDPPSPPRPLPPSTALALPTPDLLDPPEPKGTARGLEEEVERLKRTIADTLKHFGVQAEVVGYARGPSVIRYELLPAPGEKISRIQSLQNDLARALAAGAVRIEAPIPGKNTVGLEVPNPKRELVRFSEAVLSPAFHNAKALLPLVLGKSIEGEFWVRDLARMPHLLIAGSTGSGKSVAINVLIASLLFKHLPTSLRLLLIDPKMVELTPYEGIPHLVRPVVTSPEEAALVLQGAVAHMERRYRLLSGVGARNLEQYNAKMEKEGGETLPYLVIVVDELADLMMTAPKEVESAILRLAQMARATGMHLILATQRPSVDILTSLIKVNIPARLAFAVSSGFDSRTILDTQGAEKLIGQGDALFHQPGLPKPVRLQVPYLSEEEVGRLAGFLRGQSFEDRFAEAYGQDFEPPRGPEGSGPGEVDFSDPLLKKAAEIVVEEGYGSVSRLQRRLSIGHARAGKLMDALEAMGIVGPSKGSKPREVLVSKEQLRDFFG